The window ACCCCTgtcatgagcagggacacctcccactaggccaggatgctccaagccccatccaacgTGGCACTGAACACTTCAAGGGATGGGGCAAAATCATATTTTCCTGCAGAAGAAATGATATCCTCTTCCTTCCAGGAAGTGTAAAGTGTGACAAGGACGCTGTAGGGCACTGGAGGGTGGGGTGGCTGACAGGTGGGGTTCCCCATGGGGAAGAGGAGCCCCTTCCTGAAGaatggtcaggaaggacaagggAATATGAGGGGTGGCACCTGTAGGTGTCCATCCAAGCCCGGTCTATGCAACCGCACTCCCCGCAGCCGCCTCCCTCCTGCTTTAACGCGGCTCCTGCGGAAGCGCCGCTGGGACTCGGATTCGACCcgaggctgctgcagccacagagcagagcccGGAGCCCTGAGCGGCCACGGCCACcgctgctgctcctgtcccccGGCGGGaccctcctgcctccccctgCGAGCGGCGGGGGTTTTACGGCCGCTCCCGCAGcatcctgctcccctccccGCCTGCGCATCCCTGCGGCACCGGCGTCTTCCCAGGGCGCATCCCTGTCCCTGATCAGTGCCCAGTGAGATTCCCAGAACCCGGGTGTTCAGTCTGGCCTGCGCTGGCAGCCTCCTTGGGTGGCGTGGGAATGGGAAATACCAAAATGGGTCCGCACGTTGTCCCTGTAATACTGCAGGAAAGCGGGGTCCCCCCGGCTGTGAAAGACATGCACCCCCAAAACCTGAATGTGAGCCTGGATAGCTCAGTTGGGAGAGCATCAGACTTTTAATCTGAGGGTCCAGGGTTCAAGCCCCTGTTCAGGCGCTGCTTTATCCTTTAGGAGCCCAGGGGCAGGAGCGGGAGCTCCTCCTGCCAAGGACAGTCCCGCCgggggcagctgctgcaggcaaagaAGTAGGAGATTGTGTTtccactgctccctccctcagTGCGTGCTCTCTCGGGTGTCCCAACTGACTTCAGGCCGTGTTCTTAAAGTTTGGGCTCCTGCTGGCAcctgttttttggtttttttttttttttttttctacaggaaGATACTGAAGGGACTGGAACACCTCTGCCGGGAGGGAAGGAAGGTTCTGTTCAGTGGTACCCAGTGCCTGAGGCCATGGGCACGCACGGGAACACAGGGGGCTCCAGTTGAACATCACGAGACCCTTTTTCACTGGGAGGGTGATGAGTGGAAGTTTCCCATCAGAATCCTGCACCACTTTAAGGGAATACAGTTCATGtgagagcagaggctgcagtgaCTCATGGGGTCATCACACTGCCCCTGGACTGTCCTGTAGGTCTGTAGACACTTCAGGatatttttgcaaaatataAACTCTTTTAACGGAAAATTAAGCAATTTTTGATGAAAAACAGCTCCTGTCCTATGTAAAAATCTTTTGTTTTTCAACCTGAACATACATCAGTTGCTCAAGCATagtgaattatttttcaggTAAGTTTAGTGGCCTTACTTACATCACACTGACtttctgtgggggaaaaaaaaaagagaaaagaaaataaaagaggaatgAGAAGTTATGCATTTCCTTgtgtctctgctgctcagctgggtAAAAGTggggcaggcactgctgctgctaatGGGAAACTTCTCCAGATGTTtgccttcttttcctcctgtatTATCGTTAAGAAGGGAAAGATGCTTTTTGAACTTTCCCTAAGTAAAGAGATATGTGTTTTCAGTAAACGAATGTTGGAGGAGTATGAAGTCCTGCAAGTAAGTGCCCTATAAACTGCAAATCCTAAAAGTAAATGtgcaatgacttttttttttcttcatttcttgctCTGAATAagatacaaaagaaaataaatctattttgtgctagaaaaaaaaaatccaccctctccttttcccaagcaccagccctgcaggtgccTGAACCCATCTGCCTGGGTGCTGCAGccttctgctgctttcagatgCCCTCACAGCGGTGACTTGAGACCTTCTGCTTGGGTGGTGCCTTCCCCACCACCAGCCCGTGCCACACCTTACATAACTTCTCTTTTGAAAGCTGCCGACCAGCGTGAGTTCTGTGCAGCTGTCAGGAGAGGGCACCAAGTCCAAGCAAACAGGGTGACTCCATTAAGGGTCCAGAAGGGTAAAAGCAACAGTTCAAGAGGCTTCCCCAGGCTGAAGCATCTCCTGGTGCACCCAGGGATCTCCACCTGCTTCTTGGTGCCCTTGAGTTCCCAGACCTACAGTTTGTCAGGGTCACACCTCAGGTCTGGGTGGGTTTTGTCTCTGCTGTGAAAGCATCCCTGGAGGTCCTGCAACCAAAGTCCTGCTcctctggagcagggagtgcCAGCAGTCAGACTTTAATTTGGTtatcttccttcctcctgctgtggCAGATCCTTCATGCCATGGGGACCAGAAGCTGAGCAAGCTGTGCTTCCCACCTCCTCTCACTCTGCAGGGCAGCCACAACGTCTTCTGGTCCTCTTTCTGCAAAACTGTGAGGAAGTGAAACGTGAAAGGCTGGGCAAACTCTTCTAAATTCTTGTTTGCCTGGAAAATGGAGAAACTGGAGTGCTTTCCCAGAAgtgtcacagcagcctcacTGGAGAGACCCTGCACAGTGACAACAGGCTGGGAAATCACTGTTGGTATGAGTGTGGTCACTCTTGGACCATCATCTAAGCTTGTGACCCCCTCCCAGGGCATGGCATCTTTTCAAACCAGGCCCCTCACAGCTGCCTCCCTCCCGGCTCTTGACAAAAGTTGCTGTGACTCGGATTCGAACCGAGGTTGCTGCGGCCACAACGCAGAGTACTGACCACTATACGATCACAGCGCAAGAGATCCTGCCACCTGCTGGGTCCTGTCACATGCACGGAGGAAAGTCACTGCACTGTCCCCTCCCCTGGCATGGACACTCAGCACGGCCTGCCCAACAAATCCTGTTTATTTAAGGAGGCTACAAATGGACGTGGATGATGCTGCTCAGAGTCTTGGCAATCTGGAATGGGGCCCTAAATTGTGCAAAacactggcagtgctgggatggcacCCAGGAAATGAGACTGCTGCAAAGTACAGCGCTGTTGAGGGGCCTTATGCACTGAGGCCATCATCCTATAATACAGCAAAGTTAGGGTTATAACAATTTTAGCTAAATATAAGTGATACAGGAAGTGAGGAATTAATTAACTTTCTAGCACCATGTGTGATACAACAAATTTGAGGGAATTCAGTTAAAGATACAACAAACGGCACAATGATGTCCATGGGGAGTTGAGTGGTGCTGTGGGAAGGATATAGTCAGGGATGTCTGGGTAATCCAGAATGTCCCTGACCCCTGTCATCCATCATCCCCAGGGTCccactgccacctccctgcctgATCATGATCCTCCTCCATGTTTCTTCCCCAATTTCATGCCTTCAGCATTGTACTGGTACAATTGTACCTGGTGACTCCAGGGTTGCATTTGCTGGGCCTTGTGCAGGTTGGGCTCAGTGCTGGTGGTGAAGAAAGGACTCAGTGAGGGTGagagctccctgctccacaCCCAGGGCAGCCCACAGCCCTCTGGGTACCAAccccctgctgccttctccccatccctccaTGCACCACAGGATATACAGTGGGGGATCCCTGGTGTCCCCATGTGCCCATTTGGTCCCACACCCCACTCCATCAGCCCCATGGTGAGTCCCAGAGGACCTGTTGGCATCTCTGCTCATCATGGAGCCCCCAGTGCCACATGTGCCCCATGGAAATGTACACAACACCAAGAGCCTGTCCTGCCTCCACACACCAGCTCAGAACAGGGAGCACAGCTGCCAAGAAGAGTTATAGACAGGATTTAACAGGAACACAGAATAAGTTCCCATCCCTGAGAGGGCTCAAGACTGCACTTACGGATTTCCCATTTGAGGCTCTGGTCTTCATGGGTGTTTTTAACTACCTTGATCTCTGCTGGAGGAACACATCAGGGCATAAGCAAGCCAGGAAGGTCATGTCAGCTTTTGTCTTCCTGACCTATGTGGTACAGGAGCTAGCGATGAGCAGTGCTCTGCTTGGACTTTGAACTGAAAAACGAGGAAGGACTCACTGGAAGGAGTGCCTGAGTCACTGTAAGGTGGTTCTTCCATTCTGAGGGAGAGCTCTGGGACAAGTCCAGGGACAAATTCCTATCAGGATCATGATGTCCAGGTCCCGAGTTAGACAAGAACAAATGTTCAGACCAACCTAGCTCAATGATATGCGGAAATAACAGAAGAATGATAACTGCTTTGAGAAGAACTCTCAGTGATAGTTAATAGAAGATAAAGGGAAGGAGGCTCACACAATGCTACTTATTGTTTGAGAATACTTATTTACTAAGGGACAGACACAACATGGTGCAGCAGCAAAGGTCCTCACAGTCAGAATACTGAATCAGCATCTCACCAGGGTATGaccttcccttcccagtccAGGAAGGTGCCAGTCTCCTTCTCAGAGATGGAGGACAGCAACTTCAACATCCCTTGCACGCTGTCATCCACTGTcaggggaggctgtggggcagagggagaaacaGTTCTGTGCTCAAGGGTCTGCATTGAAATTGTTCTGGGCAAGAAGCATTCCCAGTTGCtcatctccctccctcctgtgcCTCCAGGGTATCTGCCAAGGAGCGCTCACACAGCCCAGCAAATTCTACATTCCTAAAGATTAGGTTCTCCCAGACCACGGACAGGAGTTCTCTTGCCTTAAATGATCCTGAGCCCCCCATGTCAGTTTGCACCCATCCGGGGTGGAGAGCGACGCAGAGGATGCCGTGCTCCTTGTATGCCAGGGACTGGCACTTGCTCAGCATGTTCAGAGCAGCCTGTGGGGAGACAGGGAGGGGATggtggtgggaagggaaggggaggctGCCAGGGGACATGTGCAGACcccacagctggggcagggatAGGGCAGAGGGGGCCACTTCTTGGGGTACAGGATGCTCCTTCACTACCCCTGTGTGAATGCCCAAACTAGTTGAAGCCCCATCACATCATGTCCCTATGGTAGGACCCAGGGCCAAGCACATAACTGTGCTGTGATGGGTACCCAGGGACTGACAGGAGCTCAGTCACAGTATAGAGAGGGGCACAGACCCAGGGGGAGGTTGGAAAGCAGTGTGATCATTTGGAGGGGAAAATGCTTGGTCTCATCCCCTGCAAAATCTGGCAGTACCTTGCTGCAGCGGTATGAGACAACTTGTCCAAAGTCCCATACATACATATCCTTGATGGAGCCTGCATAGCTGGACATGTTGATTATGGCAGccttgctgcagctcagccctgagcctgGGCTCCCCTGGGCAGCCTTCTTCAGCAAGGGCAGGAATGCCTATGAAGAGATAGAGGGacaggagcacacacagacacagcacagggcaggggagaagctccTTCCACAGTGACCAACACTGGCACCAACACCGGGGCACCTTCACTCCTCTTCCCAGTGCCCCATCCtgccaggctccagctcctgagctccagcccttggCTCTACGAGCTTCTCATCAACTGAGAGCCCATCAGGGCACCAGAGCAGTGATAGGAGCCCCTCCCACTGGCCCTTCACATCCTCTACAATGTCCAGCTTGAGGACATGGGAAGGGATCCTTCTGGAGCTACGCTGTAGTCCTGGGGACTCACCTGGCCCATCAGAAGGGGCCCAATTGTGTTGGTGGTGTAAACTTCACTCATGTCCTCCAGTGTCTCAGTATCAAGTGTATTCAGCTTGACCATTCCAGCGTTGTTGATGAGGAGGTTCAGCCCAGAGCCCCCCAGGTGCTCCCCAACCTTGGCTGCAGCCGCCTTGATGCTGGTGGGGTTGGCAACTTCTGCAGAGCCAACACAGGGGAGGTCAGAGCCTGTGTCCCCATGGTGGAGTCCCCTCTGTTCCCCCAGAGGTTGCAGTGCCCAATGGCCCTGCAGGCACCAGCCCGTTGGCACAGCTCCCTCCCAGGATGGGGCTCCCAGGGTGTGCCCAGCTTGGGCACTcgccagagcagctggggcaaAGGATCCCCACCTCAGGGCACATACCGAGCGGGATGATGCTGATGTTGGGGCGCTTGGAGGCCAAATTCTGTAACTCCTGAAAGAGAGGGCACTGTGTAagcagggagaggctggagggTCTGTGCAGAGGCTCAGCCTTTCCCAGGTAAAGCC of the Cinclus cinclus chromosome 11, bCinCin1.1, whole genome shotgun sequence genome contains:
- the LOC134048360 gene encoding C-signal-like isoform X2, with the translated sequence MAELCVRSVLVTGANRGIGLGLVQHFLRMPKPPQWIFAGCRDPTGPRAQELQNLASKRPNISIIPLEVANPTSIKAAAAKVGEHLGGSGLNLLINNAGMVKLNTLDTETLEDMSEVYTTNTIGPLLMGQAFLPLLKKAAQGSPGSGLSCSKAAIINMSSYAGSIKDMYVWDFGQVVSYRCSKAALNMLSKCQSLAYKEHGILCVALHPGWVQTDMGGSEPPLTVDDSVQGMLKLLSSISEKETGTFLDWEGKVIPW
- the LOC134048360 gene encoding C-signal-like isoform X1; translated protein: MAELCVRSVLVTGANRGIGLGLVQHFLRMPKPPQWIFAGCRDPTGPRAQELQNLASKRPNISIIPLEVANPTSIKAAAAKVGEHLGGSGLNLLINNAGMVKLNTLDTETLEDMSEVYTTNTIGPLLMGQAFLPLLKKAAQGSPGSGLSCSKAAIINMSSYAGSIKDMYVWDFGQVVSYRCSKAALNMLSKCQSLAYKEHGILCVALHPGWVQTDMGGSGSFKPPLTVDDSVQGMLKLLSSISEKETGTFLDWEGKVIPW